In Hypomesus transpacificus isolate Combined female unplaced genomic scaffold, fHypTra1 scaffold_27, whole genome shotgun sequence, one genomic interval encodes:
- the aplnrb gene encoding apelin receptor B: MDDATDYYYDYEEQENDTMCDYSEWKPSYSLIPVLYMLIFILGLSGNGVVIFTVWRAKGKRRTADVYIGNLALADLTFVVTLPLWAVYTALGYHWPFGVALCKISSFVVLLNMYASVFCLTCMSFDRYLAIVHSLSSTQLRTRGHMRSSLAAIWLMSSLLAAPTLVFRTTKHDEGTNRTSCAMDFSMVVENKWQENLWVSGLSISSSALGFLLPFLAMMVCYCFIGCTVTRHFNSLRKEDQRKRRLLKIITTLVAVFTACWMPFHVLKSADALSYLNLAPDTCAFLRFLLLAHPYATCLAYVNSCLNPFLYAFFDLRFRSQCLCLLNLKKALHASPASSLSSQKTEAQSLATKV, translated from the coding sequence ATGGATGACGCTACCGACTACTACTACGACTACGAGGAGCAGGAGAATGACACCATGTGCGATTACTCTGAGTGGAAGCCGTCCTACTCCCTCATCCCTGTCCTGTACATGCTCATCTTCATCCTGGGCCTCTCCGGTAACGGCGTGGTCATCTTCACCGTGTGGCGGGCCAAGGGCAAGCGGAGGACGGCCGACGTCTACATCGGCAACCTGGCCCTGGCCGACCTCACCTTCGTGGTCACCCTGCCCCTGTGGGCGGTGTACACGGCGCTGGGCTACCACTGGCCCTTCGGCGTGGCCCTCTGCAAGATCAGCAGCTTCGTGGTGCTGCTCAACATGTACGCCAGCGTCTTCTGCCTCACCTGCATGAGCTTCGACCGCTACCTGGCCATCGTCCACTCGCTGTCCAGCACGCAGCTGCGCACGCGGGGCCACATGCGCAGCTCCCTCGCCGCCATCTGGCTGATGTCCAGCCTCCTGGCCGCCCCCACGCTCGTCTTCCGCACCACCAAGCACGACGAGGGCACCAACCGCACGTCCTGCGCCATGGACTTCAGCATGGTGGTGGAGAACAAGTGGCAGGAGAACCTGTGGGTGTCGGGCCTCAGCATCTCCTCGTCGGCCCTGGGCTTCCTGCTGCCCTTCCTGGCCATGATGGTGTGCTACTGCTTCATCGGCTGCACCGTCACGCGCCACTTCAACAGCCTCCGCAAGGAGGACCAGCGCAAGCGGCGGCTGCTGAAGATCATCACCACGCTGGTGGCCGTGTTCACCGCCTGCTGGATGCCCTTCCACGTGCTGAAGAGCGCCGACGCCCTCTCCTACCTGAACCTGGCGCCCGACACGTGCGCCTTTCTGCGCTTCCTGCTGCTGGCGCACCCCTACGCCACCTGTCTGGCCTACGTCAACAGCTGCCTCAACCCCTTCCTCTACGCCTTCTTCGACCTGCGCTTCCGCTCCCAGTGCCTGTGCCTGCTCAACCTGAAGAAGGCCTTGCACGCCAGCCCGgccagctccctctcctcccagaagACCGAGGCCCAGTCCCTGGCCACGAAGGTGTGA
- the nfkbil1 gene encoding NF-kappa-B inhibitor-like protein 1, translating into MVCRKQKRVWKYVEGGSLLKLKSYLRKHKDLNLNFIQGKKERTPLHIACSNGDDAILRLLLKHGADVFQKDRKGDTPLHIAANRALKHGTREYNDLVVPLLRINPDIMIISNNAGITPQDLLQWMRTEKNQKPSTSTSSLHKSNPEKEWQEKLFGECQDEFFETFGQYDDDEFLQDDADEEDFGFWADRIRTEYFAKQHAQTQRLAASGSGGKKRKSKAETEEEERSRKELHEKLQREHAEYLARAARKEEETRQGKKQRYEEKCAATFQSGTSSATTKLSYGDIPWPAPKGTVEEMVEVMLHGADREDVPVFRKVLRRQQAVWHPDRFDQRCGARLQEKDKQRILDTVTALSQELNRLAQTLR; encoded by the exons ATGGTGTGTCGTAAACAAAAACGAGTTTGGAAATACGTGGAAGGGGGTAGTCTACTGAAGCTAAAATCCTACCTGCGTAAACATAAAGACCTCAACCTCAACTTTAttcagggaaaaaaagagagaacccCGTTGCACATAGCCTGCTCAAACGGGGACGATGCTATTCTCCGACTACTATTGAAACATGGAGCTGACGTTTTTCAGAAAGATCGTAAAGGCGACACACCTCTACACATTGCGGCAAACAGGGCTCTCAAGCACGGCACGAGAG AATACAATGACCTGGTTGTACCGCTTCTAAGAATAAATCCGGATATCATGATCATATCAAATAATGCGGGAATTACACCTCAGGACCTGCTGCAATGGATGAGGACTGAGAAG AACCAAAAGCCTTCCACAAGTACAAGTTCTTTGCACAAAAGCAATCCTGAGAAGGAATGGCAAGAAAAGCTTTTTGGGGAATGCCAGGATGAATTCTTTGAAACCTTTGGACAATACGATG ACGATGAATTTTTACAAGACGATGCAGATGAGGAAGACTTTGGCTTCTGGGCCGACCGAATCAGAACCGAGTACTTTGCGAAGCAGCATGCCCAGACCCAAAGACTGGCAGCCTCCGGCTcgggggggaagaagaggaagagtaaggccgagacggaggaggaggagcgaagCCGCAAGGAGCTGCACGAGAAGCTGCAGAGAGAGCACGCCGAGTACCTGGCGAGGGCGGcgcggaaggaggaggagactcGCCAGGGGAAGAAGCAGCGCTACGAAGAGAAATGTGCAGCCACCTTCCAGAGCGGCACGTCATCCGCCACCACCAAGCTGAGCTACGGGGACATCCCCTGGCCCGCCCCCAAGGGCACcgtggaggagatggtggaggtgATGCTGCACGGGGCGGACAGGGAGGATGTGCCGGTGTTCCGGAAGGTTCTGCGGAGACAGCAGGCCGTCTGGCACCCGGACCGATTCGACCAGCGCTGTGGAGCCCGTCTGCAGGAGAAAGACAAGCAGAGGATCCTGGATACAGTTACGGCTCTCTCCCAGGAACTCAACAGGCTGGCCCAGACCCTGAGGTGA
- the atp6v0a2a gene encoding V-type proton ATPase 116 kDa subunit a2 isoform X1, which yields MGSVFRSEEMCLAQLFLQSGSAYDCISELGEMGLVEFRDLNPSVSSFQRRFVSEIKRCEEMERILGYLLREIRKASIAVPEEDDSPVAPPPKQVLEIMEQLQRLEVELSEVARNKEKLQRNLLELTEYTHMLRITRTFIHSSSRHEALGPQYEEFPSTEMESGTGCTNMQRLGAKLGFVSGLIQRVKVEAFERMLWRVCKGYTILSYAEVDESLVDLDTGEINESVVFLISFWGDQIGQKVQKICDCYHCHLYPHPENDEERVDVMDNLRTRIQDLNNVLHRTEEYLKQVLQKASESAFTWVVQVKKMKAIYHILSLCSFDVTNKCLIAEVWSPVSDLTNLRGALEEGSRKGDATVPSFVNRIPSSDTPPTLLRTNKFTSGFQSIVEAYGVGDYREASPAPYTVITFPFLFAVMFGDLGHGLVMTMFALWMVLTEKSHKRKRSDNEVWVMFFQGRYIILMMGLFSIYTGLIYNDCFSKSLNIFGSGWSVKAMFTEQQWTNETLQTNPVLTLDPNVSGVFRGPYPFGIDPIWNMAVNRLSFLNSYKMKMSVIIGVVHMSFGVVLSVFNHLHFRQKFNVYLLFLPELLFLLCLFGYLVFMILYKWMAFGARDSRLAPSILIHFINMFLMQGGDNTPLYPGQTGLQIFLVVVALLSVPVLLLGKPLYLYWLHRGAKSLRGRRGYERVRRVSEDDMSTAPAYDEDEEEGLDDLMTSRETARKKFDFGDAFLHQAIHTIEYCLGCISNTASYLRLWALSLAHAQLSEVLWAMVMRLGLRVTSRLGVLFLVPVFGLFALLTVSILLVMEGLSAFLHALRLHWVEFQNKFYHGTGIKFAPFDFSVLPSVLEQEGLL from the exons ATGGGGTCGGTGTTCCGAAGTGAGGAGATGTGCCTGGCACAATTGTTTCTACAGTCCGGTTCTGCTTATGATTGCATAAGTGAACTTGGAGAAATGGGTCTGGTCGAGTTCCGAGAT CTCAACCCCAGCGTCAGCTCGTTCCAGCGCCGTTTCGTCAGCGAAATCAAGAGgtgtgaggagatggagagaattcTGG GGTACCTGTTAAGGGAGATCCGAAAGGCCAGTATAGCTGTCCCTGAGGAGGACGACAGTCCTGTCGCCCCTCCCCCTAAACAAGTCCTTGAAATCATG GAGCAGCTgcagaggctggaggtggagctgaGCGAGGTGGCCAGGAACAAGGAGAAGCTCCAGAGGAACCTGCTGGAGCTGAccgagtacacacacatgctgaggaTCACGCGCACATTCATACACAGCAGCTCTCGG CACGAGGCCCTGGGTCCCCAGTATGAAGAATTCCCCTCTACAGAGATGGAGTCTGGGACAGGATGCACCAACATGCAGAGACTGGGAGCCAAGCTGGG gttCGTCTCCGGTCTGATCCAAAGGGTGAAAGTGGAGGCCTTTGAGCGCATGCTGTGGAGGGTGTGTAAGGGCTACACCATCCTCAGCTACGCCGAGGTGGACGAGAGCCTCGTCGACCTGGACACG GGTGAGATCAACGAAAGTGTCGTGTTCCTCATCTCGTTTTGGGGCGACCAGATTGGACAGAAGGTTCAGAAGATCTGCGATTG CTACCACTGTCACCTTTACCCCCACCCTGAGAACGACGAGGAGAGGGTGGACGTGATGGACAACCTCCGGACACGGATCCAGGACTTGAACAAC GTGTTGCACCGCACGGAGGAATACCTGAAGCAGGTACTCCAGAAGGCCTCCGAGTCGGCCTTCACCTGGGTGGTGCAGGTGAAGAAGATGAAGGCCATctaccacatcctcagcctctGCAGCTTCGACGTCACCAACAAGTGTCTGATCGCAGAGGTGTGGTCTCCCGTCAGCGACCTGACGAACCTGCGGGGGGCGCTGGAGGAAGGATCG agaaagggagacgcCACCGTTCCGTCTTTCGTGAACCGCATTCCGAGCAGCGACACTCCGCCCACCCTCCTCAGGACCAACAAGTTCACGTCTGGGTTCCAGAGCATCGTGGAGGCGTACGGCGTGGGAGACTACCGCGAGGCCAGTCCAG CTCCATACACCGTCATCACATTCCCTTTCCTGTTTGCGGTCATGTTCGGGGACCTGGGGCACGGGCTGGTCATGACGATGTTTGCCCTCTGGATGGTTCTGACGGAGAAGAGCCACAAGCGCAAGCGATCCGACAACGAG GTCTGGGTGATGTTCTTCCAAGGCCGCTACATCATCCTGATGATGGGCCTGTTCTCTATCTACACCGGCCTCATCTACAACGACTGCTTCTCCAAGTCCCTCAACATCTTCGGCTCAGGATGGAGCGTGAAGGCCATGTTCACGGAGCAGCAGTGGAC GAATGAAACTCTCCAAACGAACCCTGTGCTCACGTTGGACCCCAACGTTTCCGGGGTTTTCCGTGGACCATACCCCTTTGGAATCGACCCT ATCTGGAACATGGCCGTGAACCGCCTGTCCTTCCTCAACTCCTACAAGATGAAGATGTCCGTCATCATCGGCGTGGTGCACATGAGCTTCGGGGTGGTGCTCAGCGTTTTCAACCACCT GCACTTCCGGCAGAAGTTCAACGTCTACCTGCTGTTCCTCCCAGAGCTGCTGTTCCTGCTGTGTCTTTTCGGCTACCTGGTCTTCATGATCCTCTATAAATGGATGGCGTTCGGAGCCCGAGATTCCCGCCTGGCTCCCAGCATCCTCATCCACTTCATCAACATGTTCCTCATGCAGGGGGGGGACAACACCCCTCTCTACCCTGGACAG ACAGGGCTGCAGATCTTCCTGGTGGTGGTAGCTCTTCTGTCTGTGCCCGTGCTGCTGTTGGGAAAACCGCTCTACCTCTACTGGCTGCATCGCGGGGCAAAAAGCTTGCGAGGACGCAGG GGCTATGAGAGAGTTCGCCGTGTGAGTGAGGACGACATGTCCACGGCACCAGCATACGACGAAGACGAAGAGGAGGGCCTCGACGACCTCatgaccagcagagagaccgcACGCAAGAAG TTTGACTTTGGCGACGCCTTCCTGCACCAGGCCATCCACACCATAGAGTACTGCCTGGGCTGCATCTCCAACACGGCCTCCTACCTGCGTCTCTGGGCCCTCAGCCTGGCCCACGCTC AGCTTTCTGAGGTGCTGTGGGCCATGGTGATGCGTCTGGGCCTGAGGGTGACCTCCAGACTGGGGGTGCTGTTCCTGGTGCCTGTGTTCGGCCTGTTTGCCCTGCTCACGGTGTCCATCCTCCTGGTCATGGAAGGCCTCTCGGCCTTCCTCCACGCCCTCCGCCTCCACTG GGTGGAGTTCCAAAACAAGTTCTACCATGGAACTGGCATTAAGTTTGCCCCCTTTGATTTCTCCGTCCTTCCCTCAGTCTTGGAGCAGGAAGGCCTGCTGTGA
- the atp6v0a2a gene encoding V-type proton ATPase 116 kDa subunit a2 isoform X3, with amino-acid sequence MGSVFRSEEMCLAQLFLQSGSAYDCISELGEMGLVEFRDLNPSVSSFQRRFVSEIKRCEEMERILGYLLREIRKASIAVPEEDDSPVAPPPKQVLEIMEQLQRLEVELSEVARNKEKLQRNLLELTEYTHMLRITRTFIHSSSRHEALGPQYEEFPSTEMESGTGCTNMQRLGAKLGFVSGLIQRVKVEAFERMLWRVCKGYTILSYAEVDESLVDLDTGEINESVVFLISFWGDQIGQKVQKICDCYHCHLYPHPENDEERVDVMDNLRTRIQDLNNVLHRTEEYLKQVLQKASESAFTWVVQVKKMKAIYHILSLCSFDVTNKCLIAEVWSPVSDLTNLRGALEEGSRKGDATVPSFVNRIPSSDTPPTLLRTNKFTSGFQSIVEAYGVGDYREASPAPYTVITFPFLFAVMFGDLGHGLVMTMFALWMVLTEKSHKRKRSDNEVWVMFFQGRYIILMMGLFSIYTGLIYNDCFSKSLNIFGSGWSVKAMFTEQQWTNETLQTNPVLTLDPNVSGVFRGPYPFGIDPIWNMAVNRLSFLNSYKMKMSVIIGVVHMSFGVVLSVFNHLHFRQKFNVYLLFLPELLFLLCLFGYLVFMILYKWMAFGARDSRLAPSILIHFINMFLMQGGDNTPLYPGQGYERVRRVSEDDMSTAPAYDEDEEEGLDDLMTSRETARKKFDFGDAFLHQAIHTIEYCLGCISNTASYLRLWALSLAHAQLSEVLWAMVMRLGLRVTSRLGVLFLVPVFGLFALLTVSILLVMEGLSAFLHALRLHWVEFQNKFYHGTGIKFAPFDFSVLPSVLEQEGLL; translated from the exons ATGGGGTCGGTGTTCCGAAGTGAGGAGATGTGCCTGGCACAATTGTTTCTACAGTCCGGTTCTGCTTATGATTGCATAAGTGAACTTGGAGAAATGGGTCTGGTCGAGTTCCGAGAT CTCAACCCCAGCGTCAGCTCGTTCCAGCGCCGTTTCGTCAGCGAAATCAAGAGgtgtgaggagatggagagaattcTGG GGTACCTGTTAAGGGAGATCCGAAAGGCCAGTATAGCTGTCCCTGAGGAGGACGACAGTCCTGTCGCCCCTCCCCCTAAACAAGTCCTTGAAATCATG GAGCAGCTgcagaggctggaggtggagctgaGCGAGGTGGCCAGGAACAAGGAGAAGCTCCAGAGGAACCTGCTGGAGCTGAccgagtacacacacatgctgaggaTCACGCGCACATTCATACACAGCAGCTCTCGG CACGAGGCCCTGGGTCCCCAGTATGAAGAATTCCCCTCTACAGAGATGGAGTCTGGGACAGGATGCACCAACATGCAGAGACTGGGAGCCAAGCTGGG gttCGTCTCCGGTCTGATCCAAAGGGTGAAAGTGGAGGCCTTTGAGCGCATGCTGTGGAGGGTGTGTAAGGGCTACACCATCCTCAGCTACGCCGAGGTGGACGAGAGCCTCGTCGACCTGGACACG GGTGAGATCAACGAAAGTGTCGTGTTCCTCATCTCGTTTTGGGGCGACCAGATTGGACAGAAGGTTCAGAAGATCTGCGATTG CTACCACTGTCACCTTTACCCCCACCCTGAGAACGACGAGGAGAGGGTGGACGTGATGGACAACCTCCGGACACGGATCCAGGACTTGAACAAC GTGTTGCACCGCACGGAGGAATACCTGAAGCAGGTACTCCAGAAGGCCTCCGAGTCGGCCTTCACCTGGGTGGTGCAGGTGAAGAAGATGAAGGCCATctaccacatcctcagcctctGCAGCTTCGACGTCACCAACAAGTGTCTGATCGCAGAGGTGTGGTCTCCCGTCAGCGACCTGACGAACCTGCGGGGGGCGCTGGAGGAAGGATCG agaaagggagacgcCACCGTTCCGTCTTTCGTGAACCGCATTCCGAGCAGCGACACTCCGCCCACCCTCCTCAGGACCAACAAGTTCACGTCTGGGTTCCAGAGCATCGTGGAGGCGTACGGCGTGGGAGACTACCGCGAGGCCAGTCCAG CTCCATACACCGTCATCACATTCCCTTTCCTGTTTGCGGTCATGTTCGGGGACCTGGGGCACGGGCTGGTCATGACGATGTTTGCCCTCTGGATGGTTCTGACGGAGAAGAGCCACAAGCGCAAGCGATCCGACAACGAG GTCTGGGTGATGTTCTTCCAAGGCCGCTACATCATCCTGATGATGGGCCTGTTCTCTATCTACACCGGCCTCATCTACAACGACTGCTTCTCCAAGTCCCTCAACATCTTCGGCTCAGGATGGAGCGTGAAGGCCATGTTCACGGAGCAGCAGTGGAC GAATGAAACTCTCCAAACGAACCCTGTGCTCACGTTGGACCCCAACGTTTCCGGGGTTTTCCGTGGACCATACCCCTTTGGAATCGACCCT ATCTGGAACATGGCCGTGAACCGCCTGTCCTTCCTCAACTCCTACAAGATGAAGATGTCCGTCATCATCGGCGTGGTGCACATGAGCTTCGGGGTGGTGCTCAGCGTTTTCAACCACCT GCACTTCCGGCAGAAGTTCAACGTCTACCTGCTGTTCCTCCCAGAGCTGCTGTTCCTGCTGTGTCTTTTCGGCTACCTGGTCTTCATGATCCTCTATAAATGGATGGCGTTCGGAGCCCGAGATTCCCGCCTGGCTCCCAGCATCCTCATCCACTTCATCAACATGTTCCTCATGCAGGGGGGGGACAACACCCCTCTCTACCCTGGACAG GGCTATGAGAGAGTTCGCCGTGTGAGTGAGGACGACATGTCCACGGCACCAGCATACGACGAAGACGAAGAGGAGGGCCTCGACGACCTCatgaccagcagagagaccgcACGCAAGAAG TTTGACTTTGGCGACGCCTTCCTGCACCAGGCCATCCACACCATAGAGTACTGCCTGGGCTGCATCTCCAACACGGCCTCCTACCTGCGTCTCTGGGCCCTCAGCCTGGCCCACGCTC AGCTTTCTGAGGTGCTGTGGGCCATGGTGATGCGTCTGGGCCTGAGGGTGACCTCCAGACTGGGGGTGCTGTTCCTGGTGCCTGTGTTCGGCCTGTTTGCCCTGCTCACGGTGTCCATCCTCCTGGTCATGGAAGGCCTCTCGGCCTTCCTCCACGCCCTCCGCCTCCACTG GGTGGAGTTCCAAAACAAGTTCTACCATGGAACTGGCATTAAGTTTGCCCCCTTTGATTTCTCCGTCCTTCCCTCAGTCTTGGAGCAGGAAGGCCTGCTGTGA
- the atp6v0a2a gene encoding V-type proton ATPase 116 kDa subunit a2 isoform X2 translates to MGSVFRSEEMCLAQLFLQSGSAYDCISELGEMGLVEFRDLNPSVSSFQRRFVSEIKRCEEMERILGYLLREIRKASIAVPEEDDSPVAPPPKQVLEIMLQRLEVELSEVARNKEKLQRNLLELTEYTHMLRITRTFIHSSSRHEALGPQYEEFPSTEMESGTGCTNMQRLGAKLGFVSGLIQRVKVEAFERMLWRVCKGYTILSYAEVDESLVDLDTGEINESVVFLISFWGDQIGQKVQKICDCYHCHLYPHPENDEERVDVMDNLRTRIQDLNNVLHRTEEYLKQVLQKASESAFTWVVQVKKMKAIYHILSLCSFDVTNKCLIAEVWSPVSDLTNLRGALEEGSRKGDATVPSFVNRIPSSDTPPTLLRTNKFTSGFQSIVEAYGVGDYREASPAPYTVITFPFLFAVMFGDLGHGLVMTMFALWMVLTEKSHKRKRSDNEVWVMFFQGRYIILMMGLFSIYTGLIYNDCFSKSLNIFGSGWSVKAMFTEQQWTNETLQTNPVLTLDPNVSGVFRGPYPFGIDPIWNMAVNRLSFLNSYKMKMSVIIGVVHMSFGVVLSVFNHLHFRQKFNVYLLFLPELLFLLCLFGYLVFMILYKWMAFGARDSRLAPSILIHFINMFLMQGGDNTPLYPGQTGLQIFLVVVALLSVPVLLLGKPLYLYWLHRGAKSLRGRRGYERVRRVSEDDMSTAPAYDEDEEEGLDDLMTSRETARKKFDFGDAFLHQAIHTIEYCLGCISNTASYLRLWALSLAHAQLSEVLWAMVMRLGLRVTSRLGVLFLVPVFGLFALLTVSILLVMEGLSAFLHALRLHWVEFQNKFYHGTGIKFAPFDFSVLPSVLEQEGLL, encoded by the exons ATGGGGTCGGTGTTCCGAAGTGAGGAGATGTGCCTGGCACAATTGTTTCTACAGTCCGGTTCTGCTTATGATTGCATAAGTGAACTTGGAGAAATGGGTCTGGTCGAGTTCCGAGAT CTCAACCCCAGCGTCAGCTCGTTCCAGCGCCGTTTCGTCAGCGAAATCAAGAGgtgtgaggagatggagagaattcTGG GGTACCTGTTAAGGGAGATCCGAAAGGCCAGTATAGCTGTCCCTGAGGAGGACGACAGTCCTGTCGCCCCTCCCCCTAAACAAGTCCTTGAAATCATG CTgcagaggctggaggtggagctgaGCGAGGTGGCCAGGAACAAGGAGAAGCTCCAGAGGAACCTGCTGGAGCTGAccgagtacacacacatgctgaggaTCACGCGCACATTCATACACAGCAGCTCTCGG CACGAGGCCCTGGGTCCCCAGTATGAAGAATTCCCCTCTACAGAGATGGAGTCTGGGACAGGATGCACCAACATGCAGAGACTGGGAGCCAAGCTGGG gttCGTCTCCGGTCTGATCCAAAGGGTGAAAGTGGAGGCCTTTGAGCGCATGCTGTGGAGGGTGTGTAAGGGCTACACCATCCTCAGCTACGCCGAGGTGGACGAGAGCCTCGTCGACCTGGACACG GGTGAGATCAACGAAAGTGTCGTGTTCCTCATCTCGTTTTGGGGCGACCAGATTGGACAGAAGGTTCAGAAGATCTGCGATTG CTACCACTGTCACCTTTACCCCCACCCTGAGAACGACGAGGAGAGGGTGGACGTGATGGACAACCTCCGGACACGGATCCAGGACTTGAACAAC GTGTTGCACCGCACGGAGGAATACCTGAAGCAGGTACTCCAGAAGGCCTCCGAGTCGGCCTTCACCTGGGTGGTGCAGGTGAAGAAGATGAAGGCCATctaccacatcctcagcctctGCAGCTTCGACGTCACCAACAAGTGTCTGATCGCAGAGGTGTGGTCTCCCGTCAGCGACCTGACGAACCTGCGGGGGGCGCTGGAGGAAGGATCG agaaagggagacgcCACCGTTCCGTCTTTCGTGAACCGCATTCCGAGCAGCGACACTCCGCCCACCCTCCTCAGGACCAACAAGTTCACGTCTGGGTTCCAGAGCATCGTGGAGGCGTACGGCGTGGGAGACTACCGCGAGGCCAGTCCAG CTCCATACACCGTCATCACATTCCCTTTCCTGTTTGCGGTCATGTTCGGGGACCTGGGGCACGGGCTGGTCATGACGATGTTTGCCCTCTGGATGGTTCTGACGGAGAAGAGCCACAAGCGCAAGCGATCCGACAACGAG GTCTGGGTGATGTTCTTCCAAGGCCGCTACATCATCCTGATGATGGGCCTGTTCTCTATCTACACCGGCCTCATCTACAACGACTGCTTCTCCAAGTCCCTCAACATCTTCGGCTCAGGATGGAGCGTGAAGGCCATGTTCACGGAGCAGCAGTGGAC GAATGAAACTCTCCAAACGAACCCTGTGCTCACGTTGGACCCCAACGTTTCCGGGGTTTTCCGTGGACCATACCCCTTTGGAATCGACCCT ATCTGGAACATGGCCGTGAACCGCCTGTCCTTCCTCAACTCCTACAAGATGAAGATGTCCGTCATCATCGGCGTGGTGCACATGAGCTTCGGGGTGGTGCTCAGCGTTTTCAACCACCT GCACTTCCGGCAGAAGTTCAACGTCTACCTGCTGTTCCTCCCAGAGCTGCTGTTCCTGCTGTGTCTTTTCGGCTACCTGGTCTTCATGATCCTCTATAAATGGATGGCGTTCGGAGCCCGAGATTCCCGCCTGGCTCCCAGCATCCTCATCCACTTCATCAACATGTTCCTCATGCAGGGGGGGGACAACACCCCTCTCTACCCTGGACAG ACAGGGCTGCAGATCTTCCTGGTGGTGGTAGCTCTTCTGTCTGTGCCCGTGCTGCTGTTGGGAAAACCGCTCTACCTCTACTGGCTGCATCGCGGGGCAAAAAGCTTGCGAGGACGCAGG GGCTATGAGAGAGTTCGCCGTGTGAGTGAGGACGACATGTCCACGGCACCAGCATACGACGAAGACGAAGAGGAGGGCCTCGACGACCTCatgaccagcagagagaccgcACGCAAGAAG TTTGACTTTGGCGACGCCTTCCTGCACCAGGCCATCCACACCATAGAGTACTGCCTGGGCTGCATCTCCAACACGGCCTCCTACCTGCGTCTCTGGGCCCTCAGCCTGGCCCACGCTC AGCTTTCTGAGGTGCTGTGGGCCATGGTGATGCGTCTGGGCCTGAGGGTGACCTCCAGACTGGGGGTGCTGTTCCTGGTGCCTGTGTTCGGCCTGTTTGCCCTGCTCACGGTGTCCATCCTCCTGGTCATGGAAGGCCTCTCGGCCTTCCTCCACGCCCTCCGCCTCCACTG GGTGGAGTTCCAAAACAAGTTCTACCATGGAACTGGCATTAAGTTTGCCCCCTTTGATTTCTCCGTCCTTCCCTCAGTCTTGGAGCAGGAAGGCCTGCTGTGA